One Candidatus Binatia bacterium DNA window includes the following coding sequences:
- the fadE17 gene encoding acyl-CoA dehydrogenase, producing the protein MDLSFRPSEEAFRAEVRGWLERNLPPGWGTEAFPEPETLEEEVRFLVDWQKKLHAGGWVGVHWPREYGGRGASVVENFILQEEMARAKAPELIGRIGVNLVGPTLIAHGTEEQKRHLPRILSADEIWCQLFSEPNAGSDLASLRCRAVEEGDWFVVNGQKTWTSYAQFARWGILLARTDPAAPKTRGISFFIVDMQSSGISVRPLRQMTGSEEFNEVFLDNVRIPRKNLVGELNRGWQIAQTTLAHERGTSPRQMVIHRILLQELVELAGKWKRDGKLAKDDPVLRQKLAQAWIEVELVKLQNWRTLTHLQRHGEPGPESSMVKLFWSEMSQRLHDTAMEMLHTYAPLWQKDPRAVARGRWARSYLYYRAGTIFAGTSEIQRNILARRVLGLPRGEAG; encoded by the coding sequence GTGGACCTTTCGTTTCGTCCCTCCGAGGAAGCGTTCCGCGCGGAGGTCCGCGGCTGGCTCGAGCGCAACCTGCCTCCCGGCTGGGGCACGGAAGCTTTCCCCGAGCCGGAAACCCTCGAGGAAGAAGTTCGGTTTCTCGTCGACTGGCAGAAAAAGCTCCATGCCGGAGGGTGGGTCGGCGTCCACTGGCCCAGGGAGTACGGCGGGCGTGGCGCGAGCGTCGTGGAGAACTTCATCCTGCAGGAAGAGATGGCACGCGCCAAGGCGCCCGAGCTCATCGGTCGGATCGGCGTCAACCTCGTCGGCCCCACGCTGATCGCCCACGGTACCGAGGAGCAGAAACGACACCTTCCCCGCATCCTCTCCGCCGACGAGATCTGGTGCCAGCTTTTCTCCGAACCGAACGCGGGTTCGGACCTCGCGAGCCTGCGTTGCCGGGCGGTGGAGGAAGGGGACTGGTTCGTCGTGAACGGGCAGAAAACCTGGACGAGCTACGCCCAGTTCGCGCGGTGGGGAATCCTGCTCGCGCGGACCGACCCGGCAGCGCCGAAGACCAGGGGAATCAGCTTTTTCATCGTCGACATGCAGAGTTCGGGGATTTCCGTGCGCCCTCTCCGCCAGATGACGGGGAGCGAGGAGTTCAACGAGGTGTTTCTCGACAACGTCCGGATCCCCAGGAAAAACCTCGTCGGCGAGCTCAACCGCGGCTGGCAGATCGCCCAGACGACGCTCGCGCACGAGCGGGGGACTTCGCCCCGGCAGATGGTGATCCACCGGATTCTCCTGCAGGAGCTGGTCGAGCTCGCGGGCAAGTGGAAGCGCGACGGGAAACTCGCCAAGGACGACCCGGTGCTGCGGCAGAAGCTGGCCCAGGCGTGGATCGAGGTGGAGCTCGTGAAACTCCAGAACTGGAGGACGCTCACGCACCTCCAGCGGCACGGCGAGCCCGGGCCCGAAAGCTCGATGGTGAAGCTCTTCTGGAGCGAGATGAGCCAGCGGCTCCACGACACGGCCATGGAAATGCTGCACACCTACGCACCCCTCTGGCAGAAAGACCCGCGCGCGGTGGCACGTGGCCGGTGGGCTCGTTCCTACCTCTACTACCGCGCCGGAACGATTTTCGCCGGAACTTCCGAGATCCAGCGGAACATCCTGGCGCGGAGGGTCCTCGGGCTTCCGAGGGGGGAGGCCGGCTAG
- a CDS encoding acyl-CoA dehydrogenase, whose protein sequence is MDFGYTEREEAFRRELRSWLERNVPRGPRVFPSLEAEAEFLTAWQRKLHEAGWVAVHWPVEYGGRGASLTEQAIFQEEMARARAPQVMNRVGINLVGPTLIAHGTEEQKRRYLSKILSCEEVWCQLFSEPNAGSDLASLRTRAERVGDGYRVNGQKVWTSYAQFARWGILLARTDPDAPKHEGLSYLIVDMKAPGVEIRPLRQITGSAEFSETFFENVFVPRENLVGEENRGWEIAQTTLAHERGTAFPFKEQVLHRIAVDELRDLLRSTGRSKDPVLRQKLATSFIEVEIMRLHNCRTMTKLSRGEMPGPESSVVKLFWADLSQRLFETALEVLGPRGNLVHGDPRAESQGRWVHGFLWSRSASIAGGTSEIQRNIIARRILGLPRS, encoded by the coding sequence ATGGATTTCGGATACACGGAGAGAGAAGAGGCCTTTCGCCGGGAACTCAGGTCCTGGCTCGAGCGGAACGTTCCCCGCGGCCCGCGCGTCTTCCCGAGCCTCGAGGCGGAAGCGGAGTTTCTCACCGCCTGGCAGCGCAAGCTCCACGAGGCAGGCTGGGTCGCCGTCCACTGGCCCGTGGAGTACGGTGGCCGGGGAGCTTCGCTGACCGAACAGGCGATCTTCCAGGAAGAGATGGCGCGGGCGCGCGCGCCGCAGGTGATGAACCGCGTCGGGATCAACCTGGTGGGGCCCACGCTCATCGCCCACGGAACCGAAGAGCAGAAAAGGCGCTATCTCTCGAAGATCCTGAGCTGCGAAGAGGTGTGGTGCCAGCTTTTTTCGGAACCGAATGCCGGATCGGACCTGGCGTCGCTCCGCACGCGCGCCGAGCGCGTGGGGGACGGATACCGGGTGAACGGGCAGAAAGTGTGGACCAGTTACGCCCAGTTCGCCCGCTGGGGGATCCTGCTGGCACGGACGGACCCGGACGCCCCGAAGCACGAGGGTCTCAGCTACCTCATCGTGGACATGAAGGCTCCGGGCGTCGAAATTCGACCTCTTCGGCAGATCACGGGTAGCGCCGAGTTCAGCGAAACCTTTTTCGAGAACGTTTTCGTGCCGCGGGAGAACCTCGTCGGCGAGGAGAATCGGGGATGGGAAATCGCCCAGACCACGCTGGCCCACGAGCGCGGCACGGCGTTCCCTTTCAAGGAACAGGTCCTGCACCGCATCGCCGTGGACGAGCTCCGGGACCTCCTCCGCTCCACCGGACGGTCGAAAGACCCCGTTCTGCGGCAGAAACTCGCGACGAGCTTCATCGAGGTCGAGATCATGAGGCTGCACAACTGCAGGACGATGACGAAACTCTCCCGCGGCGAGATGCCGGGCCCCGAGAGCTCCGTGGTCAAGCTCTTCTGGGCGGATTTGAGCCAGAGGCTTTTCGAGACGGCCCTGGAGGTCCTCGGGCCGCGGGGCAACCTGGTCCACGGGGATCCCCGCGCCGAATCCCAGGGGCGCTGGGTCCACGGGTTTCTCTGGTCGAGGAGCGCGAGCATCGCCGGCGGAACCTCGGAAATCCAGCGGAACATCATCGCCCGGAGGATTCTCGGGCTGCCGAGGAGCTGA
- a CDS encoding CoA transferase, whose protein sequence is MERPLEGLRILAFTQLGAGPYAMTLLGDLGAEVVKIEDPAVGGDEARNVPPEAADGDGPYFQALNRNAKSLTLNLRVPEGRDLFHRLVAVSDAVYANTRGDLPEKLGLRYEALRPYNPRIVCCTLSGFGTTGPLRSHPGYDYLVQAMAGFMSLTGEPDGPPAKCGVSVVDFSAGLASALGLLVGLHRARQTGLGCDVDVSLLDTAVSMLNYLAAWVLNTDYRPRRLPDSAHPSLVPSQNFPTRDGWIVVMCMKEKFWERFARLLELDFLLEDARFRTFADRLAHREELLPILKEKTRSRTTAEWLRILGGRVPCAPVLSVEEALASEAVRSSGMIVEYPHPRFGTFRAVGCPIRVAGTAPRYEAAPSLGAHTAEVLRSLLGLGPSEIDELGRKGAI, encoded by the coding sequence ATGGAACGGCCTCTTGAAGGACTGCGGATCCTGGCCTTCACGCAGCTCGGAGCGGGTCCCTACGCGATGACGCTCCTCGGCGATCTCGGTGCCGAGGTCGTCAAGATCGAGGATCCTGCGGTAGGGGGAGACGAAGCGCGAAACGTCCCTCCGGAGGCAGCGGACGGGGACGGTCCCTACTTCCAGGCTCTCAACCGCAACGCCAAGAGCCTCACGCTGAACCTGCGAGTTCCCGAGGGACGCGACCTGTTCCATCGGCTCGTGGCGGTTTCCGACGCGGTCTACGCGAACACCCGCGGAGATCTGCCCGAAAAGCTCGGTCTCCGGTACGAAGCCCTCCGGCCGTACAACCCCCGGATCGTTTGCTGCACGCTTTCGGGCTTCGGTACCACCGGGCCCCTGCGCTCCCACCCGGGCTACGACTACCTCGTGCAGGCCATGGCCGGCTTCATGAGTCTCACGGGGGAGCCCGACGGGCCACCGGCCAAGTGCGGGGTTTCGGTCGTCGACTTCTCGGCCGGGCTCGCGTCGGCGCTCGGGCTGCTCGTGGGGCTCCACCGGGCCCGGCAAACGGGGCTCGGATGCGACGTCGACGTGAGTCTCCTCGACACGGCCGTCTCGATGCTCAACTACCTGGCAGCCTGGGTCCTCAACACGGACTACCGGCCGAGAAGGCTACCGGACTCCGCCCACCCGAGCCTCGTCCCGTCGCAGAATTTTCCGACTCGCGATGGATGGATCGTCGTCATGTGCATGAAGGAGAAATTCTGGGAGCGGTTCGCGAGGCTGCTGGAACTGGATTTCCTGCTCGAGGACGCGCGTTTCCGGACGTTCGCGGACCGGCTCGCCCACCGCGAGGAGCTCTTGCCCATTCTCAAGGAGAAGACCAGGAGCAGGACGACGGCCGAGTGGCTCCGGATTCTCGGTGGTCGGGTGCCCTGCGCACCCGTGCTCTCGGTCGAAGAGGCGCTCGCGAGCGAAGCCGTGCGGTCGAGCGGCATGATCGTCGAATACCCCCACCCCCGCTTCGGCACGTTCCGCGCCGTCGGTTGTCCCATCCGGGTCGCGGGTACCGCCCCCCGCTACGAGGCCGCACCGTCCCTCGGCGCGCACACGGCGGAGGTCCTTCGTTCTCTCCTCGGACTCGGCCCGAGCGAGATCGACGAACTCGGCCGAAAAGGCGCCATCTGA
- a CDS encoding MmgE/Prp family protein — translation MSSESSKAPGARTRTYAEELAGFAVSTGWEGIPEEVRAKVRAHVLDSFGVALASAGEPFGRSLLRSVRELGTGGSCGVIGSGVRLPAAWAALVNGTLVHGLDFDDTHQEAVLHVSSGVLPAALASAEETGADGRAFVRALALGMETAIRVALVAPGAFHDRGFHPTGICNVFGAVVAGGLLHGLSAEKLAAALGLAGSQAGGLLEFLSDGSDVKRLHGGWAAHSGLVAVRLAGSGFSGPREVFEGRFGFYRAYLGGEAYRAERLVEGLGERWHVLETALKPYPCCHYLHAFLDAALGLRRAEGFHAGRIVRVECSVPEREIPVICEPEPGKKKPRTPYDAKFSLPYTLACMLVRGHVDLDDFREEAIRERSVLEVASRVAYRPAGDMGFPRRFGGRIRVELADGRILEAEEATNRGSPERPLSAREVEEKFFRNAGRTLPPAASEKLARAIAELDTLPRAGELALLSQKDGTAS, via the coding sequence GTGTCAAGCGAGTCTTCCAAGGCGCCGGGCGCGCGGACCCGCACGTACGCGGAGGAACTGGCCGGGTTCGCCGTCTCCACCGGCTGGGAAGGCATTCCGGAAGAGGTGCGCGCGAAGGTGCGGGCGCACGTCCTCGACAGCTTCGGCGTAGCGCTCGCGTCGGCGGGCGAACCCTTCGGGCGGTCCCTGCTGCGCTCGGTGCGGGAGCTCGGTACCGGGGGGTCTTGTGGCGTGATCGGTTCCGGCGTCCGGCTTCCTGCCGCGTGGGCCGCACTCGTGAACGGAACGCTCGTCCACGGGCTCGATTTCGACGACACGCACCAGGAAGCCGTCCTCCACGTGAGCTCCGGCGTACTCCCCGCCGCGTTGGCGTCCGCGGAAGAAACCGGGGCGGACGGACGGGCCTTCGTACGGGCGCTCGCGCTCGGCATGGAAACGGCGATTCGGGTGGCGCTCGTCGCGCCGGGAGCTTTCCACGATCGGGGCTTTCATCCCACGGGGATCTGCAACGTCTTCGGTGCCGTCGTGGCCGGCGGCCTTCTCCACGGACTTTCGGCGGAAAAGCTCGCGGCGGCGCTCGGGCTCGCCGGGAGTCAGGCCGGAGGGTTGCTCGAGTTTCTGAGCGACGGGAGCGACGTGAAACGGCTGCACGGCGGTTGGGCGGCGCACTCGGGCCTCGTAGCCGTCCGGCTCGCCGGCTCCGGGTTTTCGGGCCCGCGCGAGGTTTTCGAGGGACGCTTCGGTTTTTACCGGGCCTATCTGGGCGGGGAGGCGTACCGGGCCGAGCGGCTCGTCGAGGGCCTCGGGGAGCGGTGGCACGTTCTGGAAACGGCCCTCAAGCCCTACCCCTGCTGCCACTATCTCCACGCTTTTCTCGACGCGGCCCTCGGGCTTCGGCGCGCCGAGGGCTTCCATGCCGGGCGAATCGTTCGCGTGGAGTGTTCCGTACCCGAACGCGAAATCCCGGTGATCTGCGAGCCCGAACCGGGCAAGAAAAAGCCGCGGACGCCTTACGACGCGAAGTTCAGCCTTCCGTACACCCTCGCCTGCATGCTCGTTCGGGGCCACGTGGATCTCGACGATTTCCGCGAAGAAGCCATCCGCGAACGCTCCGTCCTCGAGGTCGCCTCTCGCGTGGCCTACCGGCCTGCCGGGGACATGGGATTCCCGCGCCGCTTCGGGGGTCGAATCCGCGTGGAGCTCGCGGACGGTCGCATCCTCGAAGCCGAGGAAGCGACGAATCGCGGGAGCCCCGAACGCCCTCTGTCGGCTCGCGAGGTCGAGGAAAAGTTTTTCCGCAACGCCGGCCGGACCCTGCCGCCGGCAGCCTCGGAGAAGCTGGCCCGCGCGATCGCGGAGCTCGACACCTTGCCTCGAGCGGGCGAGCTCGCTCTTTTGTCGCAAAAAGATGGAACGGCCTCTTGA